The proteins below come from a single Faecalibaculum rodentium genomic window:
- the recO gene encoding DNA repair protein RecO, protein MSRQMLRGLVLETRDHGERDAVVTIALREELVRVFARGVQRETSKNRRLCLPFEEVEIETEQSGTGMFRLIHGSLVAEYSRIGEDLRMQAVCLAVNEAILHAQMHPALYERLEQLWKSCEARDADWMGRAALVMTMLLRQEGISPQVDGCAICGSVSDICTMDVDNAGFLCVRHGKGRSRWPADRLRRMRHAVKVPAGQEAAVSLTGFTLEDIRFLVHWFSRYSHTSLAGERFLDSVARLYPENGSGTADPLKVPDTDDTDSI, encoded by the coding sequence ATGAGCCGGCAGATGCTCAGGGGCCTGGTCCTGGAAACCAGAGACCACGGAGAGCGGGATGCTGTGGTGACGATTGCCCTTCGGGAGGAACTGGTCCGGGTATTCGCCCGGGGGGTGCAGCGGGAGACATCGAAGAACCGCCGGCTGTGTCTGCCGTTTGAAGAGGTGGAAATCGAAACGGAGCAAAGCGGGACCGGGATGTTCCGTCTGATTCACGGATCCCTGGTTGCGGAATACAGCCGCATCGGGGAGGATCTGCGCATGCAGGCAGTCTGCCTGGCGGTCAATGAGGCCATCCTCCATGCCCAGATGCATCCTGCTCTGTATGAAAGGCTGGAGCAGTTATGGAAAAGCTGTGAAGCAAGGGATGCAGACTGGATGGGAAGGGCTGCACTGGTTATGACGATGCTTCTTCGCCAGGAGGGGATTTCTCCCCAGGTGGACGGCTGTGCAATTTGTGGTTCGGTATCCGATATCTGTACCATGGATGTGGACAACGCCGGATTTCTGTGCGTTCGCCATGGCAAAGGCAGATCCCGCTGGCCGGCTGACCGGTTGCGGAGAATGCGTCATGCGGTGAAGGTTCCGGCCGGTCAGGAAGCAGCCGTCTCTCTGACGGGATTCACCCTGGAGGATATCCGGTTTCTCGTTCACTGGTTTTCCCGGTACAGTCACACCAGTCTTGCCGGGGAACGGTTTCTGGATTCTGTGGCCAGGCTCTATCCTGAGAACGGATCTGGAACGGCCGATCCGTTGAAAGTGCCGGATACGGATGACACTGACAGTATCTGA
- a CDS encoding glycine--tRNA ligase — protein sequence MSQKNFNEVVSHMKNYGFVFQGSEIYGGLANTWDFAPLGVELKNNIKNAWWKRFITEQKENVGLQSAILMNPSVWVASGHVGGFSDPLMDCRKCKTRYRADNLIEEVSHGEVNPAGWSNEEMETYIREHEIACPGCGARDFTPIRQFNLMFKTFQGVTEDAKNEIYLRPETAQGIFVNFRNVQRAMRKKLPFGIGQIGKSFRNEITPGNFIFRTREFEQMELEFFCKPGTDLEWFDYYCKTCVKFLEDLGLTSDRLRLRAHDPEELAHYSNGTSDIEFYFGDPIGWGELWGIADRTDFDLKAHQDHSKQSLEYFDPETNEKYLPYVIEPSVGVERLILAVMSQALEDEKISDTDTRLVLRLKPCLAPYKAAVLPLSKKLSAQANEIFEGLCREFPVTYDEAQSIGKRYRRQDAIGTPFCVTVDFDTEKDGCVTIRERDSMEQVRVPVTQLASWIGERCRFE from the coding sequence ATGAGCCAGAAAAACTTCAACGAAGTCGTATCACACATGAAGAATTACGGATTCGTCTTCCAGGGAAGCGAAATTTACGGCGGCCTGGCCAACACCTGGGATTTTGCGCCGCTGGGGGTGGAGCTCAAGAACAATATCAAAAATGCCTGGTGGAAACGGTTCATCACGGAGCAGAAAGAAAACGTCGGACTCCAGTCTGCCATTCTGATGAACCCCAGTGTCTGGGTGGCCAGCGGACATGTCGGCGGTTTTTCCGACCCTCTGATGGACTGCCGGAAGTGCAAGACCCGGTACCGGGCCGACAACCTGATCGAAGAGGTCAGCCATGGCGAAGTGAACCCGGCCGGGTGGAGCAATGAAGAAATGGAAACCTATATCCGGGAGCACGAAATTGCCTGTCCGGGATGCGGAGCAAGGGATTTCACCCCGATCCGTCAGTTCAACCTGATGTTCAAGACATTCCAGGGCGTAACGGAAGATGCGAAAAACGAGATCTATCTGCGTCCGGAAACTGCACAGGGCATCTTCGTGAATTTCCGCAATGTCCAGCGTGCCATGCGTAAGAAGCTGCCGTTCGGCATCGGCCAGATCGGCAAGTCATTCCGGAACGAGATCACACCGGGCAACTTCATTTTCCGGACACGGGAATTCGAGCAGATGGAGCTGGAATTCTTCTGCAAGCCGGGAACGGACCTGGAGTGGTTTGACTATTACTGCAAAACCTGTGTGAAGTTCCTGGAGGATCTGGGGCTGACATCCGACCGGCTGCGCCTGCGGGCTCATGACCCGGAAGAACTTGCCCACTATTCCAACGGAACCAGCGACATCGAGTTTTATTTTGGAGATCCCATTGGCTGGGGTGAACTCTGGGGCATTGCCGACCGTACCGACTTTGACCTGAAGGCGCACCAGGATCACTCGAAACAGAGCCTGGAGTACTTTGATCCGGAAACAAACGAAAAATACCTGCCGTATGTCATTGAACCGTCTGTGGGTGTGGAACGTCTGATCCTCGCTGTCATGAGCCAGGCGCTTGAAGACGAGAAGATCTCGGATACAGACACCCGGCTCGTACTGCGCCTCAAACCGTGTCTGGCACCATACAAGGCAGCTGTGCTGCCGCTGTCCAAAAAGCTGTCAGCTCAGGCCAATGAAATTTTCGAAGGTCTCTGCAGGGAGTTCCCTGTAACGTATGATGAGGCACAGTCCATCGGAAAGCGGTACCGCCGGCAGGATGCAATTGGCACACCGTTCTGCGTGACGGTGGATTTCGACACCGAAAAAGACGGTTGTGTCACGATTCGTGAGCGCGACAGCATGGAACAGGTCCGGGTGCCTGTCACGCAGCTCGCTTCCTGGATCGGCGAACGCTGCCGGTTTGAATAG
- the dnaG gene encoding DNA primase has product MPVFSEDTIRQVRARTDIVDVISQYVSLEKHGKEFKGICPFHDDHDPSMSVSPDKQIFKCFVCGAGGNVFSFLQKIEQITFPEAVTRAAAMAGIDLKLPQSTGVSPNQQAWNCLQSFTDYARYFLDSQEGEAAKEYCRKRKLSDEILETFEIGWAPGIQRQDRFFQGKGWGRDMLVKTGLLQAETGRPVFTDRLLIPIHDRAGHPVGYTARTLAAGADIPKYVNTPATPLYTKGDLVFNYHRAKPAARKAGRVILVEGAMDVIGLSKAGIREAVANLGTACTETQLELLRQLQVPVHVFYDSDAAGRKAAYQFGKKAMAAGIPFVVVSARGLKDPDEIFQEKGAEFLQETVERTISFPEFLLDYLAETGNLENYEEKLRYGEEVSEAAWKLLKDFEQPAFFQKLRDKTDFDFSVRKQVPTVRSRPSQRRKEKARPPLPAVRQGRKRAEEAVLQVMLSSRSAASRYREEVGFFDDPACHILSLYIYDAYRRQESLDPQSLFDRIEEEEAQGLLADLMARQLPENAQAFFDDSLGAVKDHVLGQEIDSVNKRIQETDDLEEKSRLAQEKMALVIARHQARNRKEG; this is encoded by the coding sequence GTGCCTGTATTTTCTGAAGACACCATCCGCCAGGTGCGGGCGCGCACAGATATCGTGGATGTGATTTCACAATATGTGAGTCTGGAAAAGCACGGAAAGGAATTCAAGGGAATCTGTCCCTTTCATGATGATCATGATCCTTCCATGTCGGTGAGCCCCGACAAGCAGATCTTCAAATGCTTTGTCTGCGGAGCCGGCGGCAATGTCTTTTCCTTCCTGCAGAAAATCGAGCAGATCACGTTTCCAGAAGCTGTGACCCGGGCGGCGGCCATGGCGGGCATCGACCTGAAGCTTCCGCAAAGCACCGGGGTCAGTCCCAATCAGCAGGCCTGGAACTGTCTGCAGTCCTTTACAGACTATGCCCGGTACTTTCTGGACAGCCAGGAAGGAGAAGCCGCAAAGGAGTATTGCAGGAAACGGAAACTGTCCGATGAGATCCTGGAGACCTTTGAAATCGGCTGGGCCCCCGGCATCCAGAGACAGGACCGGTTCTTTCAGGGAAAGGGCTGGGGCAGGGACATGCTGGTGAAAACAGGGCTGCTGCAGGCGGAGACCGGCCGTCCGGTCTTCACAGACCGGCTGCTGATTCCCATCCATGACCGTGCCGGTCATCCCGTGGGCTATACGGCGCGGACTCTGGCAGCCGGTGCCGACATTCCCAAATATGTAAATACCCCGGCAACCCCCTTGTACACCAAGGGGGACCTGGTATTCAATTACCATCGGGCAAAACCCGCTGCCCGGAAAGCCGGGCGGGTGATCCTGGTGGAAGGGGCCATGGATGTGATCGGGCTTTCCAAAGCCGGCATCCGGGAAGCCGTGGCCAATCTGGGTACAGCCTGTACAGAGACGCAGCTTGAGCTTCTGCGCCAGCTGCAGGTTCCGGTGCATGTGTTTTACGACAGCGATGCGGCGGGACGGAAAGCTGCCTATCAGTTCGGCAAAAAAGCCATGGCTGCAGGCATTCCCTTTGTTGTGGTCTCGGCCAGGGGCCTGAAGGACCCGGACGAGATTTTCCAGGAAAAAGGTGCCGAATTTCTGCAGGAGACAGTGGAGCGGACGATTTCCTTTCCGGAGTTTCTGCTGGACTATCTGGCGGAAACCGGCAATCTGGAGAATTATGAAGAAAAACTGCGGTATGGGGAAGAAGTCTCAGAGGCTGCATGGAAGCTGCTGAAGGATTTTGAGCAGCCTGCGTTTTTTCAGAAGCTCAGGGACAAAACCGACTTTGATTTCTCTGTCCGCAAACAGGTCCCGACTGTCCGGAGCAGACCATCGCAGAGACGGAAAGAGAAAGCCCGGCCGCCCCTTCCTGCCGTCCGACAGGGACGGAAACGGGCAGAGGAAGCCGTTCTGCAGGTCATGCTGTCAAGCAGATCGGCCGCCAGCAGATACCGGGAAGAAGTGGGTTTCTTTGATGACCCTGCATGTCATATCCTGTCACTGTACATCTATGATGCATATCGCCGTCAGGAGAGTCTGGATCCCCAGTCACTGTTTGACCGGATCGAGGAAGAAGAGGCCCAGGGCCTGCTGGCTGATTTGATGGCCCGGCAGTTGCCGGAGAATGCCCAGGCTTTTTTTGACGACAGCCTGGGGGCTGTCAAGGATCATGTACTTGGACAGGAGATAGATTCTGTCAACAAACGCATCCAGGAAACAGATGACCTGGAGGAAAAGAGCCGGCTGGCGCAGGAAAAGATGGCACTTGTCATTGCCAGGCACCAGGCCAGGAACCGAAAGGAAGGTTAG
- the rpoD gene encoding RNA polymerase sigma factor RpoD, whose amino-acid sequence MRDVGQDILQNEFMESISNLHLDDEATDQLFNWCEDNGINFVMDNDEEDYESEDADDLDEDEEDENSVEDEISQLEQTFANASHTKINDPVKMYLKEIGQIPLLNPKQEPVIAKAIQDGEDARAKLAAEPDLSDEEKKELNRISVEGEQAKQLLISSNLRLVVSIAKKYVGRGMLFLDLIQEGNCGLIKAVEKFDYTKGFKFSTYATWWIRQSITRAIADQARTIRIPVHMVETINKLTRIQRQLVQDLGRDPLPEEIAEKMEGISAEKVRDIQKIALDPVSLETPIGEEDDSHLGDFIEDKETLSPDDYTNNQLLKDEINAVLQGLTEREEKVLRLRFGLYDGRTRTLEEVGKEFNVTRERIRQIEAKALRKLKHPNRSKRLKDFVKS is encoded by the coding sequence ATGCGGGATGTCGGACAGGATATCCTGCAGAATGAATTTATGGAATCCATCTCCAATCTGCATCTGGATGACGAAGCCACGGACCAGCTCTTCAACTGGTGCGAAGACAACGGCATCAATTTCGTGATGGACAACGATGAGGAAGACTATGAGTCGGAGGATGCCGATGATCTGGATGAGGATGAAGAGGACGAAAATTCCGTTGAAGATGAAATCAGCCAGCTGGAGCAGACATTTGCCAATGCCAGTCACACCAAGATCAACGATCCAGTCAAGATGTATCTCAAGGAGATCGGACAGATTCCGCTTCTGAACCCGAAACAGGAACCCGTGATTGCCAAAGCGATCCAGGATGGAGAAGATGCCCGGGCAAAACTGGCAGCCGAACCGGATCTTTCCGATGAGGAAAAGAAAGAACTGAACCGCATTTCGGTGGAAGGCGAGCAGGCCAAACAGCTGCTGATCAGCTCCAACCTCCGTCTGGTGGTCTCCATTGCCAAAAAATATGTCGGACGCGGCATGCTCTTTCTGGATCTGATCCAGGAGGGCAACTGCGGTCTGATCAAGGCAGTGGAAAAGTTTGACTACACCAAAGGATTCAAGTTTTCCACCTATGCCACATGGTGGATCCGTCAGTCCATCACCCGTGCCATTGCGGATCAGGCCCGTACCATCCGGATCCCGGTCCACATGGTGGAAACCATCAACAAGCTGACGCGTATCCAGCGCCAGCTGGTGCAGGATCTTGGACGGGATCCCCTTCCGGAGGAAATCGCCGAGAAAATGGAAGGCATCAGTGCGGAAAAAGTCCGCGATATCCAGAAAATCGCATTGGATCCGGTTTCTCTGGAAACTCCGATCGGCGAGGAAGATGACTCGCATCTGGGAGATTTCATTGAGGACAAGGAAACACTCTCCCCGGATGACTATACCAACAACCAGCTGCTCAAAGATGAGATCAATGCTGTTCTCCAGGGTCTGACAGAGCGGGAGGAGAAGGTGCTGCGCCTCCGGTTCGGGCTGTATGATGGCAGGACCCGCACCCTGGAGGAAGTCGGCAAGGAATTCAATGTGACCAGGGAACGGATCCGGCAGATCGAGGCCAAGGCGCTGAGAAAACTGAAGCACCCCAACCGCAGCAAGCGCCTGAAGGATTTCGTCAAGTCATGA
- a CDS encoding tRNA (adenine(22)-N(1))-methyltransferase, which yields MSRRLEVLLSRVEGPVVADIGCDHAWLSAQAVRTGRACRVYACDVAQGPLNRARETIEKEGVAESVIPLLSDGLQALPEACSQIVIAGMGAETIVSILESGADRLDPDTRLLLSPHTKASVLRDWLDHNGWRICREQFVQDRGRFYPVMDVCHADRQSGLRPEERLFGVHPVQDETWQLYLAQEKEKLCGLLKAVPPARKADVLMRLQLLESLQEV from the coding sequence ATGAGCCGGCGCCTGGAGGTTCTGCTTTCCCGTGTGGAAGGACCTGTGGTGGCTGATATCGGGTGCGATCATGCCTGGCTGTCAGCCCAGGCAGTCAGGACCGGAAGAGCCTGTCGGGTATATGCCTGCGACGTGGCGCAGGGTCCGCTGAACAGAGCCCGGGAGACGATAGAAAAAGAAGGGGTGGCAGAGTCTGTCATCCCTCTTTTGTCTGATGGTCTGCAGGCCCTGCCGGAAGCCTGCAGTCAGATCGTCATTGCAGGCATGGGAGCAGAGACCATTGTATCGATTCTGGAATCCGGTGCCGACAGGCTGGATCCGGACACCAGACTGCTGCTGTCGCCTCACACAAAGGCCTCTGTGCTGCGAGACTGGCTTGATCACAATGGCTGGAGGATCTGCCGGGAACAGTTTGTCCAGGATCGCGGCCGGTTTTATCCCGTGATGGACGTCTGTCATGCTGACCGGCAGAGTGGACTTAGACCGGAAGAGCGGCTGTTCGGGGTCCATCCGGTGCAGGATGAGACCTGGCAGCTGTATCTGGCGCAGGAGAAAGAGAAACTGTGCGGGCTGCTCAAGGCAGTGCCGCCTGCCAGAAAAGCTGATGTGCTGATGAGACTGCAGCTGCTGGAATCCCTGCAGGAGGTCTGA
- the ispH gene encoding 4-hydroxy-3-methylbut-2-enyl diphosphate reductase has translation MKYQSIVRVKIQGACGGVRKAIETARQVRRDHPEEKVTVLGELVHNRFVMEDLAAAGIRTVEGKGRSRLELLDEIRDGMVVFTAHGVSDDVRMKAQRLGLTTVDASCPFVLSTQKLVRKKLADGYAVFYIGKQGHPEAEAVYTSSDQVYLVTKEEDIPAEMDRPVFVTNQTTMSVLDIQDLFEAIRSQYPNAEFHDEICSATRLRQEAVLALKDTDVLIVIGDPLSNNTRQLEAVGKKAGIPQVIRAESAEDLHPEIIPAGSRIAVTSGASTPGRLVDEVIRLLEAQ, from the coding sequence ATGAAGTATCAGTCCATTGTCAGGGTAAAAATACAGGGGGCCTGCGGCGGGGTGAGAAAAGCCATTGAAACAGCCCGCCAGGTCCGTCGGGACCATCCGGAGGAGAAGGTGACAGTTCTGGGTGAGCTGGTCCACAACCGGTTTGTCATGGAGGATCTCGCTGCGGCCGGGATCCGCACCGTTGAGGGAAAAGGCCGCAGCCGGCTGGAGCTGCTGGATGAGATCCGCGACGGGATGGTTGTCTTTACCGCCCATGGCGTGAGTGACGATGTCCGCATGAAAGCGCAGCGGCTTGGTCTGACCACAGTCGATGCCAGCTGCCCGTTTGTACTCTCGACCCAGAAGCTGGTCCGCAAGAAACTGGCAGACGGGTATGCGGTTTTCTACATTGGCAAGCAGGGGCATCCGGAGGCCGAAGCAGTCTACACCAGTTCGGATCAGGTATATCTTGTGACGAAGGAAGAAGACATACCCGCCGAAATGGACCGGCCTGTCTTCGTGACGAATCAGACCACAATGTCGGTCCTGGACATACAGGATCTGTTCGAGGCGATCCGCTCGCAATACCCGAACGCGGAATTTCACGATGAAATCTGCAGTGCCACAAGACTGCGGCAGGAAGCGGTGCTGGCTTTGAAAGACACTGATGTCCTCATCGTGATCGGAGATCCGCTGTCCAACAATACCCGGCAGCTGGAAGCGGTGGGAAAAAAAGCCGGCATTCCGCAAGTGATCCGGGCAGAATCTGCCGAAGATCTTCACCCGGAAATCATCCCGGCCGGCTCGAGAATTGCCGTCACATCCGGTGCCAGCACCCCCGGGCGCCTGGTGGATGAAGTGATCCGGCTGCTGGAAGCCCAGTAA